The Thiorhodovibrio frisius genome segment CATTCATGGTAATAAGAGTCAGAGCGCGCGCACCCGCGCCCTGGCCGATTTCAAACGCGGGGCCGTGCGCACCCTGGTCGCCACCGACATTGCCGCGCGCGGGCTCGACATCGAACGCCTGCCGCATGTGGTGAACTTCGAGCTGCCGAATGTGGCTGAGGATTACGTGCACCGCATTGGCCGCACTGGTCGTGCCGGAGAGAGCGGCACCGCCGTCTCTTTGGTTAGCCCCGAGGAAGGCTCGCTGCTCGCTGGCATTGAGCGCCTGTTGGGCCGTCGCATCGAAAGCCAGGCCATCCCCGGCTTTTCTGATCGCAAAGCTACTCCCGCCAGCGCGGATGATGGCGCAGACACCCGCTCGCGCACCAAGGGCTCGCGCCCGCCACGTTCGGCGTCGCCCAATGGCGGCTCCGCTCGGGCACATCGCCAGACGCTGCCGGGTGCACGCGGGCGGAAAACGTCCCGGGCTAGCGGTCCCCGCGCCGCGCGTTAACAGCCCGTTATTCGAACAGTCGCGGCCATCCGCAATGGATTGGTCGCACACTCTTCATCCAGGCCGCGCATCGCCTGGTTGGAGTCTTCTTAGGTTGATGCGCAATGTCCCTTAGAGAGAAAGCGATAGATGAATATTTACGTTGGCAACCTGGCCTATGGCGTCACCCAAGACGAACTCCGCGACACCTTTGCCGCCTATGGTCAAGTGGAAAGCGCCAATTTGATCACTGACAAATTCACCGGTGATTCCAAAGGTTTTGGCTTCGTTGAGATGCCGAA includes the following:
- a CDS encoding RNA recognition motif domain-containing protein, with product MNIYVGNLAYGVTQDELRDTFAAYGQVESANLITDKFTGDSKGFGFVEMPNNSEADTAIKALNETPLKGRPLRVNQAKPRSDRPARGGGGGARW